The region AATGGCGATGTGGAAAAATTAAAACGAGTTTGTTTGAAAAAATAATTAAAATACTTGTTTTCGGTATACAAATAATAGTAATACAATAACAAGTACTACAAATGCAACAATAGATTTTGGATTTGCAAAATTAACGGTCCATCCAGCCCATTTCATTCGCTTAGGAGGAAATAATCGCTCATCATCTGGATTGTAATAAAATAATCCCAATTTCCAATTGTTTGGGTCTTTATGCCATTGTTCTAATTGTTCTTCAGAAGGATTTTTCATGATGATTTATACTTTTTTTGGGGCATTAAAATCTATTTTAGTTCTTCTTAATTCAAAATTCTGACCTAAGTACACTTTTCTAACCATTTCATCAGCTGCTAAATCTTCAGGAACTCCTGCTTTTAAAATTCCTCCTTCAAACATCAAATACGTTTTATCAGTAATGGCAAGTGTTTCTTGTACGTTGTGGTCCGTAATTAATATACCAATATTTTTATTTTTTAATTGGGCAACAATACGTTGGATGTCTTCCACTGCAACTGGGTCAACCCCAGCAAAAGGCTCATCTAAAAGAATAAATTTAGGATCTGTAGCTAAACATCGTGCAATTTCTGTTCTTCTTCTTTCACCACCAGAAA is a window of Flavobacterium indicum GPTSA100-9 = DSM 17447 DNA encoding:
- a CDS encoding DUF5808 domain-containing protein, translating into MKNPSEEQLEQWHKDPNNWKLGLFYYNPDDERLFPPKRMKWAGWTVNFANPKSIVAFVVLVIVLLLFVYRKQVF